A window of the Pseudomonas gozinkensis genome harbors these coding sequences:
- a CDS encoding Tc toxin subunit A gives MAKIQKRPAEQMYERLFATTTRRKKYPGLHTYLNKGGSIFPLVDMGESGLVKQYRMTAEDAKAFMRAANSMAIYIKRQYIEAILTGDVHKKTARTPKNKGSSGSMRSMVDGPSYEKLFQTDFGSLCPPRALESLWSPVAYLVALFEWISKRIEPVGDIPADFLLHKRRVDLRQLMIDNNAVYRSVSAVEIINRVLEQFIAEHGSDEELVGALIQARYLNDLPYYKHWVALDTIARNLEMSVGNFVHKVDHRFPYFLEPDASSAHAARALAHASRMGPYQRTLLTEPAPPFEERAEFYDRNYGTDNTDKHGSIIEVQFFAQQTILSLLGLESVLAIRTRAPVRSPNVKFDTASPVAAESERFGAVYINAATSPPINITEGDSLRQTMTLDPDEKRGFDHLDRLNRKVRLDKWLNLPSHETDALLVAAINAEVLGGAELEKCWITDHVVHALGLFQLLRERYGCTALDFAAMLHLMPVYGIENELSLFDQIFNRRGGYGQPFVLDGESFPAIPATGSTDLTVNQLCSALQIDLMTYVYLALVIAKAQNLGDSLRRDAAVVSAFYRLVKLARLVSITPVELVLMLTLLGGDKWLDGLAGLPVINPQVDGVPDALNLIYAVHSFASWCKERNLQVSWVLQMLVGPQPGGTASEPELQLIEKVDSLLSATLLTDAGFQRGGVPSAVDGNWLNHLTALADANGLIKDISGSEAEYLETTRFLLGNAVKDGLPAMDDPARAAIVEKMLLVLLQARDAQVSVVREALAVLTGLESELVLQVLFWADASVYQLLSKISGRLGNAPQNVRQARNIESDPLLKILANVQRLGSVVKTLGLSADVLREFLDYGSEAWLGQNNKYEFSISTLYYLATLTRAFDMSDQSPKVLLDYLHAINDLKPDINGDSLRLAQEAGHIILASFFSWSVEDVRECISHMGADLKILKDLRQLDLLMRVHTLAKHSGMDARTIFQVGTLPENTDRQAYAAAAERALLSQTEDRVPDLQLAGEVEQLLTMTCTVDNTEVVANKPGAKITYTVTLKDANGAPLKGVRVFWKATLGTIATKTTDVDGVVEAEFIPGTQLGIDTPYFWLDLFKPVNAPTIHVGSDAETLEFRGPLTSVDPLGPVPQGEEAQLYSGLTDKYKNPGPNRLVEWSAIPAEGSEDKPFVIRPSAQTYTDQQGQTKVFVSAPEGGTCTFEVRNHSNDKSIYFGPIIFEPAT, from the coding sequence ATGGCCAAAATCCAGAAACGCCCTGCCGAGCAAATGTATGAACGGCTGTTCGCTACAACCACGCGCCGTAAAAAATACCCCGGCCTGCACACCTATCTGAACAAGGGTGGATCGATTTTTCCTCTGGTCGATATGGGGGAGTCCGGGTTGGTGAAGCAATATCGGATGACCGCCGAGGACGCCAAGGCATTCATGCGCGCCGCCAACAGCATGGCCATCTATATCAAGCGTCAGTACATCGAAGCCATCCTGACCGGCGATGTACACAAGAAAACCGCGCGAACGCCAAAAAACAAAGGTTCGTCCGGCAGCATGCGGTCAATGGTTGACGGCCCCAGTTACGAGAAATTGTTCCAGACCGACTTCGGCAGTCTGTGCCCCCCCAGGGCCCTGGAAAGCCTGTGGTCACCGGTTGCCTATCTGGTTGCGCTGTTTGAGTGGATCAGCAAACGTATCGAACCTGTTGGCGACATACCGGCAGATTTTCTCCTGCACAAACGGCGCGTCGATCTTAGGCAACTGATGATCGACAACAACGCGGTTTACAGGTCGGTTTCAGCGGTCGAAATCATCAATCGAGTTCTGGAACAGTTCATCGCCGAGCATGGGTCGGATGAAGAACTGGTGGGGGCCTTGATTCAGGCGCGTTACCTCAATGACCTGCCGTATTACAAGCATTGGGTCGCCCTGGATACGATTGCCCGGAATCTGGAAATGTCAGTGGGTAATTTTGTGCACAAGGTGGATCACCGGTTTCCGTACTTTCTCGAACCCGATGCCTCGTCTGCCCATGCCGCTCGTGCCTTGGCCCATGCATCACGCATGGGGCCTTACCAGCGAACACTGTTGACCGAGCCGGCTCCTCCTTTCGAGGAGCGGGCGGAGTTCTACGATCGTAACTACGGCACCGATAATACCGACAAACATGGAAGTATTATTGAGGTCCAGTTTTTTGCTCAGCAGACAATCCTCTCCTTGCTGGGGCTGGAATCCGTTTTGGCAATTCGCACCCGCGCACCGGTGCGCTCCCCCAATGTGAAGTTCGATACTGCGTCGCCAGTCGCAGCGGAAAGCGAGCGATTCGGGGCGGTCTATATCAATGCTGCAACCTCGCCGCCCATCAACATTACCGAAGGTGATTCCTTGCGTCAGACGATGACGCTGGATCCTGATGAAAAGAGGGGCTTCGATCACTTGGACCGGCTCAACCGCAAGGTACGCCTCGACAAGTGGTTGAACCTGCCCAGCCATGAAACCGACGCGCTACTGGTGGCTGCCATCAACGCAGAAGTGCTCGGCGGTGCAGAGCTGGAGAAGTGTTGGATCACTGACCACGTCGTGCATGCACTGGGACTGTTCCAGTTATTGCGCGAACGCTATGGATGCACGGCGCTGGATTTTGCAGCGATGCTGCATTTAATGCCGGTTTACGGGATCGAAAACGAGCTTTCACTGTTTGATCAAATCTTCAACCGTCGAGGTGGCTATGGCCAGCCATTCGTGCTCGATGGCGAGAGCTTTCCAGCCATTCCCGCAACAGGCAGCACTGACCTGACCGTCAACCAGCTGTGCAGCGCTCTGCAGATTGATCTGATGACGTATGTCTACCTGGCACTCGTCATCGCCAAGGCCCAAAACCTGGGGGACAGCCTTCGCCGTGATGCTGCGGTCGTTTCCGCTTTTTACAGATTGGTGAAGCTGGCGCGTCTAGTGAGCATCACCCCGGTTGAACTGGTATTGATGCTGACGTTGTTGGGTGGCGACAAGTGGCTCGATGGGCTGGCCGGGTTGCCGGTCATCAACCCACAGGTTGACGGTGTACCGGATGCCTTGAACCTCATCTATGCCGTGCACTCCTTCGCCAGTTGGTGCAAGGAGCGGAATCTGCAGGTGAGCTGGGTGCTGCAGATGCTGGTGGGGCCGCAGCCCGGCGGCACAGCCTCTGAACCAGAACTGCAATTGATCGAGAAGGTGGACAGTTTGCTGTCGGCAACCTTGCTGACCGATGCCGGATTCCAGAGGGGAGGGGTGCCGTCTGCAGTCGATGGCAACTGGCTTAATCATTTGACTGCACTGGCTGATGCCAATGGTTTGATCAAAGATATTTCCGGCTCCGAGGCTGAGTACCTGGAAACAACGCGCTTTCTTCTCGGTAACGCCGTAAAGGATGGTCTTCCGGCCATGGATGACCCGGCACGAGCGGCCATTGTCGAAAAAATGCTGCTTGTTCTGCTGCAGGCCCGGGACGCCCAGGTCTCGGTGGTCCGGGAGGCGCTGGCCGTGTTGACGGGCCTGGAATCCGAGCTGGTGCTGCAGGTCCTCTTCTGGGCCGATGCCTCGGTCTATCAACTCTTGAGCAAGATCAGCGGACGCCTTGGCAACGCCCCGCAAAATGTTCGACAGGCACGCAACATTGAGTCTGACCCGTTGCTCAAGATTCTGGCCAATGTGCAACGCCTTGGTTCTGTGGTGAAAACGCTCGGGCTCAGTGCCGACGTGCTGCGCGAGTTTCTGGATTACGGTTCCGAGGCCTGGTTGGGTCAGAACAACAAATACGAGTTCAGTATCAGTACGCTTTATTACCTGGCCACGCTCACCCGTGCGTTCGACATGAGTGATCAGTCGCCCAAGGTGCTGCTCGATTACTTGCATGCCATCAACGATTTGAAACCCGATATCAACGGTGATTCGCTGAGGCTGGCCCAGGAAGCCGGTCATATCATTCTGGCCAGTTTTTTCAGCTGGAGCGTTGAGGACGTACGCGAGTGCATCAGCCATATGGGGGCCGATCTCAAAATTCTGAAGGACTTGCGCCAGCTGGATCTGTTGATGCGTGTCCACACGTTGGCGAAACACAGCGGCATGGATGCTCGGACGATATTTCAAGTGGGCACGTTGCCGGAAAATACTGACCGGCAAGCCTACGCTGCCGCTGCCGAGCGAGCGTTGCTGAGCCAGACCGAAGATCGAGTGCCTGACTTGCAGCTTGCCGGTGAAGTGGAGCAGTTGCTCACCATGACATGCACCGTGGACAACACCGAAGTCGTGGCCAACAAGCCTGGCGCGAAAATTACCTACACAGTGACACTGAAGGATGCCAATGGTGCGCCATTGAAGGGCGTCAGGGTTTTCTGGAAAGCCACTCTGGGCACCATTGCTACGAAAACCACCGATGTGGACGGTGTGGTCGAGGCCGAGTTTATTCCCGGTACACAGCTGGGCATCGATACACCGTATTTCTGGCTGGATCTGTTCAAACCGGTCAATGCCCCGACCATTCATGTCGGCTCCGACGCTGAAACACTGGAATTCCGCGGTCCGTTGACGTCCGTAGATCCACTGGGACCTGTGCCGCAGGGCGAGGAAGCGCAGCTGTACTCCGGGCTGACGGATAAATACAAGAATCCCGGGCCAAACCGGCTCGTGGAGTGGTCTGCCATTCCTGCTGAAGGGAGTGAAGACAAACCGTTTGTCATCCGCCCATCCGCCCAGACGTACACCGATCAACAAGGACAGACAAAAGTATTTGTCAGCGCACCTGAAGGCGGAACGTGCACGTTCGAGGTCCGCAACCATTCCAATGACAAAAGCATTTACTTCGGCCCCATCATTTTCGAGCCTGCCACGTGA
- a CDS encoding DUF6124 family protein — MKKPVPNPPSDTDPKDPTDQTDPVSPYTSNDSKKLHDAAHKALDFYLNPKPEKPRNSVDRGMQMFKVDPDINPEAIAIQTYETFSSVSILLLDLADSLDDKPRHLAMAIYQLSEMGLLLAERTLDNERAIAIG, encoded by the coding sequence ATGAAAAAGCCAGTTCCAAATCCTCCTTCGGACACCGATCCAAAGGACCCGACCGATCAAACCGATCCGGTCTCCCCCTACACCTCCAACGATTCAAAAAAACTCCACGACGCGGCCCACAAGGCCCTCGACTTCTACCTCAATCCCAAACCGGAAAAGCCGCGCAACTCCGTGGATCGCGGCATGCAGATGTTCAAGGTCGATCCCGACATCAACCCCGAAGCGATTGCCATCCAGACTTACGAGACCTTTTCCTCGGTCAGCATTCTGCTGCTGGATCTGGCCGACAGCCTGGACGACAAGCCGCGACATCTGGCGATGGCGATCTATCAGTTGAGCGAGATGGGGTTGTTGCTGGCGGAGCGGACGCTGGATAACGAGCGGGCGATTGCTATCGGCTAG
- a CDS encoding PilZ domain-containing protein: MFTDRRIERHQLPYFLRVFNSVTDKPIGFLGNVSEDGLMLISQLPMMIGAEFNLRLKIPVGDGCQQVIDLCGCCLWCHEDATPQHYDAGFSLFRTPPEYGQLVEALKQYFSFQPLPASA; this comes from the coding sequence ATGTTTACCGATCGTCGAATCGAACGGCATCAATTGCCGTATTTTCTGCGTGTGTTCAACAGCGTCACCGATAAACCCATCGGCTTTCTGGGCAACGTCTCCGAAGACGGTTTGATGCTCATCAGTCAGTTGCCGATGATGATCGGGGCGGAATTCAATCTGCGTCTGAAAATCCCTGTGGGTGACGGTTGCCAGCAGGTCATCGACCTCTGCGGCTGCTGCCTGTGGTGCCATGAAGACGCCACTCCCCAGCATTACGACGCCGGTTTCAGCCTGTTCCGGACGCCGCCGGAGTATGGGCAACTGGTCGAGGCGCTGAAGCAGTACTTCAGTTTTCAGCCGTTGCCGGCTTCGGCCTGA
- a CDS encoding tetratricopeptide repeat protein produces MRFVPIAALALSVLAVTGCTRWSMNHHLNNAYSAYDRGNCEQVMLELSKVERASRARPYVWPEVSMMRGQCLERQKMFVDAAQTYQFIIASYPNSEYAYRARARLETLQSLGHYPTRSAAAVVRPTRF; encoded by the coding sequence ATGCGATTCGTGCCCATTGCCGCCCTTGCCCTCAGTGTCCTCGCCGTCACGGGCTGCACCCGTTGGTCGATGAACCATCATTTGAACAACGCCTACAGCGCCTACGACCGCGGCAATTGCGAGCAGGTGATGCTCGAGTTGTCCAAGGTCGAACGCGCCAGTCGGGCCCGCCCTTATGTGTGGCCGGAAGTGTCGATGATGCGCGGCCAGTGCCTGGAACGGCAAAAAATGTTCGTCGATGCGGCGCAGACCTATCAGTTCATCATCGCCTCGTACCCCAACAGCGAATACGCCTACCGCGCCCGCGCGCGTCTGGAAACCCTGCAGAGCCTGGGTCATTACCCGACTCGCAGCGCAGCGGCCGTGGTGCGTCCAACCCGCTTCTGA